A single window of Alphaproteobacteria bacterium DNA harbors:
- a CDS encoding CoA transferase — translation MDGVRVLDIATFIAAPHCATILGEFGAEVIKVEHPNGGDPWRRYGTPSKRADSSLAWLTEARNKQSITLDLRSRQGKELFLRLVGLADVVCENFRPGTLEKWGLGYDVLSEVNPRLILMRVSGYGQTGPYRDRPGFARIAHGVGGLTHLAGMPGGPPVTPGSTSLGDYMTGMYGAIAVLMALREVEAGGPGQEIDMALYESVYRVLDELVPAYAATGKVRGREGIGTLNACPHGHFECGDGRWIAVACTSDKMFERLCHAMDRLDLLPLYGKVADRLAGRDRVDALVGAWTASMSREQVLEVCVRSEVPAGAINSVEDIFNDPQFAARDNLLTLDEPDLGPVTVPGVMPKLSRTPGALKSLGPAFGSANNRIYGGLLGLTPDAIAALRRDGVI, via the coding sequence ATGGACGGGGTCCGCGTTCTGGACATCGCCACCTTCATCGCCGCGCCACACTGCGCCACCATTCTGGGAGAGTTCGGCGCAGAGGTCATCAAGGTCGAACATCCCAATGGCGGCGACCCGTGGCGGCGGTACGGAACGCCCAGCAAGCGAGCCGATTCGTCCCTGGCCTGGCTGACGGAAGCCCGCAACAAGCAGTCGATCACCCTCGACCTGCGCTCACGCCAGGGCAAGGAGTTGTTCCTGCGCCTGGTCGGGCTCGCCGACGTGGTCTGCGAGAATTTCCGGCCGGGAACGCTGGAGAAATGGGGGCTCGGCTATGACGTGCTCTCGGAGGTCAATCCGCGGCTGATCCTGATGCGGGTGTCCGGCTATGGCCAGACCGGCCCCTATCGCGACCGGCCGGGATTCGCCCGCATCGCCCACGGGGTCGGCGGCCTGACGCACCTGGCCGGCATGCCGGGCGGCCCGCCGGTGACGCCCGGCTCCACCTCGCTCGGCGACTACATGACCGGCATGTACGGCGCCATCGCCGTGCTGATGGCCTTGCGCGAGGTCGAGGCCGGCGGCCCGGGTCAGGAAATCGACATGGCGCTCTACGAAAGCGTCTACCGGGTGCTGGACGAGTTGGTGCCGGCCTATGCCGCCACCGGCAAGGTGCGCGGGCGCGAGGGCATCGGCACGCTCAACGCCTGCCCGCACGGCCATTTCGAATGCGGCGACGGCAGGTGGATCGCGGTCGCCTGCACCAGCGACAAGATGTTCGAGCGCCTGTGCCACGCCATGGACCGGCTGGACCTGCTGCCGCTCTACGGCAAGGTGGCCGACCGGCTGGCGGGGCGGGACCGGGTCGATGCGCTGGTGGGCGCCTGGACCGCCAGCATGAGCCGCGAACAGGTGCTGGAGGTCTGCGTCCGCTCGGAGGTGCCGGCCGGTGCGATCAACTCGGTCGAGGACATTTTCAACGACCCGCAATTCGCCGCCCGCGACAACCTGCTGACCCTCGACGAGCCGGACCTGGGGCCGGTGACCGTGCCCGGCGTCATGCCGAAGCTGAGCCGCACGCCGGGCGCGCTGAAAAGCCTGGGGCCGGCGTTCGGTTCCGCCAACAACAGGATCTATGGCGGCCTGCTGGGTCTCACGCCCGACGCCATCGCCGCACTGAGGCGCGACGGCGTGATCTGA
- a CDS encoding LPS-assembly protein LptD — protein MLKIRHCFLPALLAAAVIASGPTASIAAEPALPFGVDSKRLVGDENLPFLLEADTVRYDQKADTIVAEGDVQITRQGRVLTADHVEFRRAEKIVAAKGNVTLVETTGEVLFADEVELTEDLDQGFAVAPRILLPDGSRLAANAATRQSRDRFEIKRGVYSPCLIDPICPDRPPLWQVRAETMTHSETRRELEFYDASLDVFGVPVAWFPYFSQPDPRVKRKTGFLVPTFGSDSDLGFVARVPFFWNIAPNQDVTLTPIVTSEQYPVGLVDFRHLFPWGETEVEGSFGMVERTENGQSRGTNARGHIKWTGNANIDDNWRSRFQLYRSSDDTYLRLFKIDSAGVLRSFGTVEGFYPNAYINGTVFSVQEQRFNFSENDTPDAFPYITADYQVPIGNTGFTLTGKAGFQSLFRSSGPDSQHLAAQVGVGREWNFGGHLIQADASVRGDVFYAQDLTTTSSGDKFIGRFLPRATVDWSYPLFRTLGEDGVLTLTPRAMATATIGSVNSSELPNEDSQSVEFDATALFRPAIATGRDRIDDGQRFDYGLEATYDLTGVQLSGLVGQSYHINSSRDFGAGTGLDRPFSDIVVGVGARVQDWVDGAMRVRWDPSDGHVSATEARAHFGTRPIELSLSYTMLDARTADGVTIGETNQIDATLRGQFTDHWAGYLRHQRDLDVGRALRSQVGLSYADECFQFEVVYTRESLRNAEVQDNDSIVFRIALRNLGSASNSQSFARE, from the coding sequence GTGCTGAAGATACGCCATTGCTTTCTGCCCGCCCTCCTGGCGGCGGCGGTAATCGCGTCCGGGCCGACGGCGTCCATCGCGGCCGAACCCGCGCTGCCCTTCGGCGTCGACTCCAAGCGGTTGGTGGGCGACGAGAATCTGCCCTTCCTGCTGGAGGCGGACACGGTCCGCTACGACCAGAAGGCCGATACCATCGTCGCCGAAGGCGATGTTCAGATCACGCGGCAGGGGCGGGTGCTGACCGCCGATCACGTGGAGTTCCGCCGCGCCGAAAAGATCGTCGCCGCCAAGGGCAATGTCACGCTGGTCGAGACCACGGGCGAGGTGCTGTTCGCCGACGAGGTGGAACTGACCGAGGATCTGGACCAGGGCTTTGCCGTCGCACCGCGCATCCTGCTGCCGGACGGCTCGCGGCTGGCGGCGAACGCGGCCACCCGCCAAAGCCGGGACCGTTTCGAGATCAAGCGCGGCGTCTACAGCCCCTGCCTGATCGATCCGATCTGCCCCGACCGTCCGCCGTTGTGGCAGGTCCGGGCCGAGACCATGACCCATTCCGAGACCCGGCGCGAACTGGAATTCTACGACGCCTCGCTCGACGTGTTCGGCGTGCCGGTCGCCTGGTTCCCCTATTTCTCGCAGCCGGACCCGCGGGTGAAGCGCAAGACCGGCTTTCTGGTGCCGACCTTCGGCAGCGACAGCGATCTGGGGTTTGTCGCCCGGGTGCCGTTCTTCTGGAACATCGCGCCGAACCAGGATGTGACCCTGACGCCGATCGTCACCTCCGAGCAGTATCCCGTCGGCCTTGTCGACTTCCGGCACCTGTTCCCCTGGGGCGAGACCGAGGTCGAAGGCAGTTTCGGCATGGTGGAGCGTACCGAAAACGGTCAGTCCCGCGGCACCAACGCCCGCGGCCATATCAAATGGACCGGCAACGCCAATATCGACGACAACTGGCGCTCCCGCTTCCAGCTTTACCGGTCCAGCGACGACACCTATCTGCGTCTGTTCAAGATCGATTCCGCCGGCGTCTTGCGCAGTTTCGGCACGGTGGAAGGCTTCTATCCCAATGCCTATATCAACGGCACCGTGTTCAGCGTGCAGGAACAGCGCTTCAATTTCAGCGAGAACGATACGCCGGACGCATTTCCGTACATCACGGCGGATTATCAGGTGCCGATCGGCAATACCGGGTTCACCCTGACGGGTAAGGCCGGGTTTCAGTCGTTGTTTCGATCCAGCGGACCGGATTCCCAGCATCTGGCGGCGCAGGTCGGCGTCGGCCGCGAGTGGAATTTCGGCGGCCATCTGATCCAGGCGGATGCCAGCGTGCGCGGCGACGTGTTTTATGCCCAGGACCTGACGACGACCAGTTCCGGCGACAAGTTCATCGGACGCTTCCTGCCGCGCGCGACGGTCGACTGGTCGTATCCGCTGTTCCGGACCCTGGGCGAGGATGGCGTGCTGACGCTCACGCCGCGGGCCATGGCCACGGCCACGATCGGCTCCGTCAACTCGTCCGAACTGCCGAACGAGGACAGCCAGTCGGTGGAATTCGACGCCACCGCCCTGTTCCGCCCCGCCATCGCCACCGGCCGCGACCGCATCGACGACGGCCAGCGCTTCGATTATGGCCTCGAGGCCACCTACGACCTGACAGGGGTGCAATTGAGTGGCCTGGTCGGCCAGTCCTACCACATCAACTCCAGCCGGGATTTCGGCGCCGGCACCGGCCTTGACCGGCCATTCTCCGACATCGTGGTCGGCGTCGGCGCCCGCGTTCAGGACTGGGTCGACGGCGCCATGCGCGTGCGCTGGGACCCGAGCGACGGCCATGTCTCCGCCACCGAGGCGCGTGCCCATTTCGGCACGCGGCCGATCGAGCTGTCGCTCAGCTATACCATGCTGGATGCCCGCACCGCCGACGGCGTCACCATTGGCGAGACCAACCAGATCGACGCGACGCTGCGCGGCCAGTTCACCGACCACTGGGCCGGCTATCTGCGCCACCAGCGCGACCTGGATGTCGGTCGGGCGCTACGCTCCCAGGTTGGCCTGTCCTATGCCGACGAATGTTTCCAGTTCGAAGTCGTCTACACGCGGGAATCGCTGCGCAATGCGGAGGTGCAGGACAACGATTCCATCGTCTTCCGCATTGCGCTCCGCAATCTGGGTTCGGCCAGCAACAGCCAGAGTTTCGCCCGCGAATGA
- the uvrC gene encoding excinuclease ABC subunit UvrC, with protein MSAPDDTGLSYNGEAPSLQRGFGVIRAALLDMPNRPGCYVMRDDEGQVLYVGKAAALAKRVRNYASPTNLPNRILRMIAETATITTTVTHSEAEALLLENNLIKSERPKFNILFRDDKSFPYIELTLGHAWPMLSKHRGEKKPENVYYGPFASAGAVENTIVSLQKAFQLRSCSEHIFRTRTRPCLLHQIKRCSAPCTGEVSAEDYAESVAAARQFLAGSSDAVRRAWTERMQHAAENMEFEQAAIYRDRLRALGHVQARQGVNVPEMGDSDLFALARQGDRVCVLVWFFRAGQNQGGKPYFQTVDATVSAAEVMDSFLAQFYHAHPVPKTVVLSETPLDRDLLQEALSAREDKRVQLLTPQRGPRRRVVEQALENALHALKQRLNQQAGHAQALEAIAASLGLESPPERVEIYDNSHLMGTHPVGGMVVYTAEGWLRRAFRRFKIGKHGSGTAGDDDYAMLREVLTRRLRKLADADDDDTDSHTRPDLLLIDGGKGQFSAVREVLETLGLTDIAMVAIAKGPDRDAGLEQFISAEKGAFRLAPNDPALLHLQRLRDEAHRFAIGAHRQARQKQVRGSQLDSIPGIGPKRKKQLLLHFGSVRGVTRASVDELSKVGGINRAVAQKIYDALH; from the coding sequence ATGAGCGCCCCGGATGACACCGGACTAAGCTATAACGGCGAGGCCCCCTCGCTTCAGCGGGGCTTTGGCGTGATCCGCGCGGCCCTGCTCGACATGCCGAACCGCCCCGGCTGCTATGTCATGCGCGACGACGAGGGGCAGGTGCTCTATGTCGGCAAGGCCGCGGCGCTGGCCAAGCGGGTGCGCAATTACGCCAGCCCGACCAACCTGCCGAATCGCATCCTGCGCATGATCGCCGAGACGGCGACCATCACCACCACCGTCACGCACAGCGAGGCGGAGGCGCTGCTGCTCGAAAACAATCTGATCAAGTCCGAGCGGCCCAAGTTCAACATCCTGTTCCGCGACGACAAGAGCTTCCCCTATATCGAGCTGACGCTCGGCCATGCCTGGCCCATGCTCTCGAAGCACCGGGGCGAGAAAAAGCCCGAGAACGTCTATTACGGCCCGTTCGCGTCGGCCGGGGCGGTCGAGAACACCATTGTTTCGCTGCAAAAGGCGTTCCAGTTGCGCTCGTGCTCCGAGCACATTTTCCGCACCCGCACCCGGCCCTGCCTGCTGCACCAGATCAAGCGCTGCTCCGCCCCCTGCACCGGCGAGGTGAGCGCGGAAGACTATGCCGAGAGCGTTGCGGCCGCGCGCCAGTTCCTGGCCGGCTCCAGCGACGCGGTGCGCCGGGCCTGGACCGAACGCATGCAGCACGCGGCCGAGAACATGGAATTCGAACAGGCCGCCATTTACCGCGACCGGCTGCGGGCGCTGGGGCATGTGCAGGCGCGCCAGGGGGTGAATGTGCCGGAAATGGGCGACAGCGACCTGTTCGCCCTGGCCCGCCAGGGGGATCGGGTCTGCGTGCTGGTCTGGTTCTTCCGCGCCGGCCAGAACCAGGGCGGCAAGCCGTATTTCCAGACCGTCGATGCCACGGTCAGCGCGGCGGAGGTGATGGACAGCTTCCTGGCCCAGTTCTACCACGCCCATCCCGTGCCGAAGACGGTGGTGCTCTCGGAAACGCCGCTGGACCGCGACCTGTTGCAGGAGGCGCTCAGCGCGCGCGAGGACAAGCGCGTGCAGTTGCTGACGCCGCAGCGCGGCCCCCGCCGCAGGGTGGTGGAACAGGCGCTGGAGAACGCGCTGCACGCGCTCAAGCAGCGCCTGAACCAGCAGGCCGGTCACGCCCAGGCGCTGGAGGCCATCGCCGCCTCGCTGGGCCTGGAAAGCCCGCCGGAACGGGTGGAGATCTATGACAACAGCCACCTGATGGGCACCCACCCGGTGGGCGGCATGGTGGTCTACACGGCGGAGGGCTGGCTGCGGCGCGCCTTTCGCCGGTTCAAGATCGGCAAGCACGGCTCCGGCACCGCCGGCGACGACGACTATGCCATGCTGCGCGAGGTGCTGACCCGGCGCCTGCGCAAGCTGGCCGATGCGGACGATGACGACACCGACAGTCACACCCGCCCCGACCTGCTGCTGATCGACGGCGGCAAGGGCCAGTTCTCGGCCGTGCGCGAGGTGCTGGAGACGCTGGGCCTGACCGACATCGCCATGGTCGCCATCGCCAAGGGGCCGGACCGCGACGCCGGCCTGGAGCAGTTCATCTCGGCCGAGAAGGGGGCGTTCCGCCTGGCGCCGAACGACCCCGCCTTGCTGCACCTGCAACGCCTGCGCGACGAGGCGCACCGCTTCGCCATCGGCGCCCATCGCCAGGCCCGCCAGAAACAGGTGCGCGGCTCGCAACTGGACTCGATTCCGGGGATCGGGCCGAAGCGGAAAAAGCAGTTGCTGCTGCATTTCGGCTCGGTGCGGGGCGTGACGCGCGCGAGCGTCGACGAGCTGTCCAAGGTCGGCGGCATCAACCGCGCCGTCGCCCAGAAAATCTACGACGCCCTGCACTGA
- a CDS encoding 3-hydroxybutyryl-CoA dehydrogenase — MVQKIGVIGAGQMGNGIAHVCAVAGYDVVLADLSQDRLDTAITVMGRNLDRQVRRGLIDEFGKVEALARIRTTTDYADFGDCDVVIEAATENEAVKREVFAKLVPNLRPDALIASNTSSISITRLAATTDRPGRFMGVHFMNPVPMMNLVELIRGIATEEETVAAFREITQRLGKCPVSAEDFPAFIVNRILLPMINEAVYTLYEGVGSVEAIDTAMKLGANHPMGPLELADFIGLDVCLAVMQVLYDGLADSKYRPCPLLVKYVEAGWLGRKTNRGFYDYNGPDPVPTR; from the coding sequence ATGGTTCAGAAAATCGGTGTGATCGGCGCCGGCCAGATGGGCAACGGCATCGCGCACGTGTGCGCCGTTGCCGGCTATGACGTCGTGTTGGCAGACCTGTCGCAGGACCGGCTGGATACGGCCATCACCGTCATGGGCCGCAATCTGGACCGCCAGGTCCGCCGCGGCCTGATCGACGAATTCGGCAAGGTCGAGGCGCTGGCCCGGATCAGGACCACCACCGACTATGCCGATTTCGGCGATTGCGACGTGGTGATCGAGGCAGCGACCGAGAACGAAGCGGTCAAGCGCGAAGTGTTCGCCAAGCTGGTGCCGAATCTGCGCCCGGACGCGCTGATCGCCTCCAACACCTCTTCCATCTCCATCACCCGGCTGGCGGCGACCACCGACCGGCCGGGCCGCTTCATGGGCGTTCACTTCATGAACCCCGTGCCGATGATGAACCTGGTGGAGTTGATCCGCGGCATCGCGACCGAGGAAGAAACCGTCGCTGCTTTCCGCGAGATCACCCAGCGGCTCGGCAAATGCCCGGTTTCGGCCGAGGACTTCCCGGCCTTCATCGTCAATCGCATCCTGCTGCCGATGATCAACGAGGCGGTCTACACGCTCTACGAGGGCGTCGGCTCGGTCGAGGCCATCGACACCGCCATGAAACTGGGCGCCAACCACCCGATGGGACCGCTGGAACTGGCGGATTTCATTGGGCTCGACGTCTGCCTGGCGGTGATGCAGGTGCTCTATGACGGCCTCGCCGACAGCAAATACCGCCCCTGCCCGCTGCTGGTGAAATATGTCGAGGCCGGCTGGCTCGGCCGCAAGACCAATCGCGGCTTCTACGACTATAACGGCCCGGACCCGGTGCCGACGCGGTAG
- a CDS encoding electron transfer flavoprotein subunit alpha/FixB family protein: protein MSVLVVAEVNGSQIAPATRNAVTAATQIDSDVHLLVAGSEGSGDAAAAGAKIAGITKVLHADDAVYANGLAENMSKLIADLAGNYSHVLAAATNQGKNILPRVAAALDVMQISEITEVKSADTFVRPIYAGNALATVQSSDGVKVITVRATAFDAAPATGGSASVESAASAGDAGLSSFVGRELTKSERPELTQAGIIVSGGRGMGSGDNFKILEELADELGAAVGASRAAVDAGFVPNDYQVGQTGKVVAPELYIAVGISGAIQHLAGMKDSKVIVAINKDEEAPIFQVADYGLVGDLFTAVPELTAEIKKRRAEA, encoded by the coding sequence ATGAGCGTCCTCGTTGTAGCCGAAGTTAACGGCAGCCAAATTGCCCCGGCCACCCGCAATGCGGTGACCGCGGCCACCCAGATCGACAGCGACGTGCACCTGCTGGTCGCCGGCAGCGAAGGCAGCGGCGATGCAGCCGCGGCCGGCGCCAAGATCGCCGGCATCACCAAGGTCCTGCATGCCGACGATGCGGTCTATGCCAACGGCCTGGCCGAGAACATGTCGAAGCTGATCGCCGATCTCGCCGGCAATTACAGCCACGTGCTGGCCGCCGCGACCAACCAGGGCAAGAACATCCTGCCCCGCGTCGCCGCCGCGCTGGACGTGATGCAGATCTCGGAAATCACCGAGGTGAAGTCGGCCGACACCTTCGTGCGTCCGATCTATGCCGGCAACGCGCTGGCGACGGTGCAGTCGTCGGACGGCGTCAAGGTCATCACCGTGCGCGCCACGGCGTTCGATGCGGCCCCGGCGACCGGCGGTTCCGCCAGCGTCGAGAGCGCGGCCAGCGCCGGCGATGCGGGCCTCTCCTCCTTCGTCGGCCGCGAGCTGACCAAGTCGGAGCGTCCGGAACTGACCCAGGCCGGCATCATCGTCTCCGGCGGCCGCGGCATGGGCTCCGGCGACAATTTCAAGATCCTGGAAGAACTGGCCGATGAGCTGGGCGCCGCCGTCGGCGCCTCGCGTGCGGCGGTCGATGCCGGCTTCGTGCCGAACGACTACCAGGTCGGCCAGACCGGCAAGGTGGTCGCGCCCGAGCTTTACATCGCCGTCGGCATTTCCGGCGCGATCCAGCATCTGGCGGGCATGAAAGACTCCAAGGTGATCGTCGCGATCAACAAGGACGAAGAAGCCCCGATCTTCCAGGTGGCCGACTACGGCCTGGTCGGTGACCTGTTCACCGCCGTGCCGGAACTGACCGCCGAAATCAAGAAGCGCCGCGCCGAAGCCTAA
- a CDS encoding electron transfer flavoprotein subunit beta/FixA family protein, whose protein sequence is MKVLVPVKRVIDYNVKIRVKADGTGVETQNVKMSMNPFDEISIEEAVRLKEAGTATEVVAVSMGPAQCTETIRTALAMGADRGIHVKTDDALEPLAVAKLLKALAEKEEPQLIIVGKQAIDDDSNQTGQMTSTLLGWSQACFASEVKIEGDKATVTREVDGGLETVSISMPAVVTVDLRLNEPRYASLPNIMKAKKKPIDEYAPADLGVDTAPRLAVLNVAEPPKREGGGKVADVQELVSKLMTEAKVI, encoded by the coding sequence ATGAAAGTCCTGGTCCCGGTCAAACGGGTCATCGACTACAACGTGAAAATCCGCGTCAAGGCGGATGGCACGGGCGTCGAGACCCAGAATGTCAAAATGTCGATGAACCCGTTCGATGAGATCTCCATCGAAGAAGCGGTTCGCCTGAAAGAGGCCGGCACGGCGACCGAGGTCGTGGCCGTTTCCATGGGTCCGGCCCAGTGCACCGAGACCATCCGCACGGCGCTCGCCATGGGGGCCGACCGCGGCATTCATGTGAAGACCGACGATGCGCTGGAGCCGCTCGCGGTTGCCAAGCTGCTGAAGGCGCTGGCCGAAAAGGAAGAGCCGCAGCTCATCATCGTCGGCAAGCAGGCCATCGACGACGACTCGAACCAGACCGGCCAGATGACCTCCACCCTGCTGGGCTGGTCGCAGGCCTGCTTTGCCAGCGAAGTGAAGATCGAGGGCGACAAGGCCACCGTCACCCGCGAGGTCGACGGCGGTCTGGAGACCGTGTCGATTTCCATGCCGGCGGTTGTCACCGTCGACCTGCGCCTGAACGAGCCGCGCTATGCCTCGCTGCCGAACATCATGAAGGCGAAGAAAAAGCCGATCGACGAGTATGCGCCGGCCGACCTTGGCGTCGACACCGCCCCGCGCCTCGCGGTGCTGAACGTCGCCGAACCGCCGAAGCGCGAGGGCGGCGGCAAGGTGGCCGATGTGCAGGAACTGGTGTCCAAGCTGATGACGGAGGCGAAAGTCATCTAA
- a CDS encoding cob(I)yrinic acid a,c-diamide adenosyltransferase — MVKLTKIYTRGGDKGETSLGTGARVPKYALRVEAYGTVDEANAAIGLARLHTSGEADAMLARIQNDLFDLGADLCTPETGGAKAHGALRIVAAQVERLEAEIDAMNERLATLTSFILPGGSAAAAYLHAARTIARRAERHMVQLAGHEPVNEAAIRYINRLSDHLFVLARHCNDDGAADVLWVPGGNR; from the coding sequence ATGGTGAAACTGACGAAAATCTACACCCGCGGCGGCGACAAGGGCGAAACCTCGCTCGGCACCGGCGCGCGCGTGCCGAAATACGCGCTTCGCGTCGAGGCCTACGGCACCGTCGACGAGGCCAATGCCGCCATCGGCCTGGCCCGCCTGCACACGTCGGGCGAGGCGGACGCGATGCTGGCGCGCATCCAGAACGACCTGTTCGACCTGGGCGCCGACCTCTGCACGCCGGAGACCGGCGGCGCCAAGGCCCATGGCGCCTTGCGCATTGTCGCCGCCCAGGTCGAGCGGCTGGAGGCGGAAATCGACGCCATGAACGAACGTCTGGCCACCCTGACCTCGTTCATCCTGCCGGGCGGTTCTGCCGCAGCGGCGTACCTGCACGCGGCCCGCACCATCGCGCGGCGGGCCGAGCGGCACATGGTGCAACTGGCCGGACACGAGCCCGTCAACGAGGCCGCCATCCGCTATATCAACCGGCTTTCGGACCATCTGTTCGTGCTGGCGCGCCACTGCAACGACGATGGCGCGGCCGACGTTCTCTGGGTTCCCGGTGGCAACCGGTGA
- a CDS encoding twin transmembrane helix small protein — MSSLLYFLIPLAVLAVVVVLVTGVVGFARGGKFNRQYGNKLMQARVILQFIAVMLLLLLAVVGGMSG; from the coding sequence ATGAGTTCACTCCTCTATTTTCTGATCCCGCTGGCGGTCCTCGCCGTCGTGGTCGTGCTGGTCACCGGCGTTGTCGGCTTCGCCCGCGGCGGCAAGTTCAACCGCCAATACGGCAACAAGCTGATGCAGGCCCGCGTCATTCTCCAATTCATCGCCGTCATGCTGCTGTTGCTACTGGCGGTGGTCGGCGGGATGAGCGGCTAG
- a CDS encoding FAD-dependent oxidoreductase, with protein sequence METHTADVIVVGCGIAGLSAAVSAAEAGATVHVLERAPRNDRGGNTRYTESFWRMKDHDTIADDFAERLAENAAGYLDPEVTKDYARPYAEWSPLLRAQPALDPALIEAWGDGAGPAVRWLESKGARFDYLPIYFLTVSTSRLAPVGGGWALVEALATWCETEGASQVTIHYETTAKGLIQDEAGRVVGVRAQGPGGRTEYRGRSVVLASGGFEGNAEMLARYCGPTAQWIRPIAKGGYFNRGEGIRMALDLGAAPGGDFGSFHAQPVDPRSGAIEAAVVTFNYGLLVNLDGDRFTDEAPATADACYEAITRDILTQKKGLAYVIHDGRLDDVPNWRLGVRSDQPPIEAETLEQLAARLGLDPDRLRASIDAYNAHCPPEPTGDAFRPLELDGLRTRPGLAPAKSNWARPLDRGPWRAWPIMCANCFTFGGLKVNPDAQVLDMDGRPLPGLYAAGETMGVYHRTYTGSTSVMRGCVFGRIAGHHAATARGRNTATPEP encoded by the coding sequence ATGGAAACGCACACGGCAGACGTCATCGTGGTCGGCTGCGGCATTGCCGGCCTCTCCGCCGCCGTGTCCGCCGCCGAGGCGGGCGCGACCGTCCATGTGCTGGAACGGGCGCCCCGGAACGACCGCGGCGGCAACACGCGCTACACCGAGTCCTTCTGGCGCATGAAGGACCACGACACCATCGCCGACGACTTTGCCGAGCGGCTGGCGGAGAACGCGGCCGGCTATCTCGACCCCGAAGTGACCAAGGACTATGCCCGCCCCTATGCGGAGTGGTCGCCGCTGCTGCGCGCCCAGCCCGCGCTCGACCCGGCCCTGATCGAGGCCTGGGGCGACGGCGCCGGCCCGGCCGTGCGTTGGCTGGAGAGCAAGGGTGCGAGGTTCGACTATCTGCCGATCTATTTCCTGACCGTCTCCACCTCGCGCCTGGCGCCGGTCGGCGGCGGCTGGGCGCTGGTGGAGGCACTGGCGACCTGGTGCGAGACCGAAGGCGCGTCCCAGGTCACCATCCATTACGAGACCACGGCCAAGGGCCTGATCCAGGACGAGGCCGGCCGCGTCGTCGGAGTCCGGGCGCAGGGCCCCGGCGGCCGCACCGAATATCGCGGCAGGTCGGTCGTGCTCGCCTCCGGCGGCTTCGAGGGCAATGCGGAGATGCTGGCGCGCTATTGCGGCCCCACCGCGCAATGGATCCGCCCCATCGCCAAGGGCGGCTATTTCAACCGCGGCGAGGGTATCCGCATGGCGCTGGACCTGGGGGCGGCGCCCGGCGGCGACTTCGGCAGTTTCCACGCCCAGCCGGTCGACCCGCGCTCCGGCGCCATCGAGGCGGCGGTGGTCACGTTCAACTATGGCCTGCTCGTCAACCTCGACGGCGACCGTTTTACCGACGAGGCACCGGCCACCGCGGATGCCTGCTACGAGGCCATCACCCGCGATATCCTGACCCAGAAAAAGGGCCTGGCCTACGTCATCCACGACGGCCGGCTCGACGACGTGCCCAACTGGCGCCTGGGCGTGCGCTCGGACCAGCCGCCGATCGAGGCGGAAACGCTGGAGCAACTCGCGGCCAGGCTGGGCCTCGACCCCGACCGCCTGCGCGCCAGCATCGACGCCTACAACGCCCACTGCCCGCCGGAGCCGACCGGTGACGCCTTCCGGCCCTTGGAACTCGACGGCCTCCGCACCCGCCCCGGCCTGGCACCGGCCAAGAGCAACTGGGCGCGGCCGCTCGACCGCGGCCCCTGGCGCGCCTGGCCGATCATGTGCGCCAACTGCTTCACCTTCGGCGGCCTGAAGGTGAACCCGGATGCGCAGGTGCTGGACATGGACGGCCGCCCCCTGCCCGGCCTCTATGCCGCCGGCGAGACCATGGGCGTCTATCACCGCACCTATACCGGCTCCACCAGCGTGATGCGCGGCTGCGTCTTCGGCCGGATCGCGGGGCACCATGCCGCAACCGCCCGGGGCCGGAACACCGCGACGCCGGAACCTTGA